The following proteins are encoded in a genomic region of Acidobacteriota bacterium:
- a CDS encoding chaperone NapD, whose product MNVSSIVVRVAPSGVAGCVQRLAAMPGVEVQFTDTDAGRIVLTQESETTDEQEAGLRRIQALPGLLSAELVCHYFGDLEEDAEGT is encoded by the coding sequence GTGAACGTGTCGAGCATCGTCGTGCGTGTCGCCCCTTCCGGCGTGGCAGGGTGCGTGCAGCGGCTCGCGGCGATGCCCGGCGTCGAGGTCCAGTTCACGGACACCGACGCGGGCCGCATCGTCCTGACGCAGGAATCGGAGACGACGGACGAACAGGAAGCCGGCCTGAGGCGCATCCAGGCGCTGCCGGGTCTCCTGTCGGCCGAGCTCGTCTGCCATTACTTCGGGGATCTCGAGGAAGACGCGGAGGGAACATGA
- the nrfH gene encoding cytochrome c nitrite reductase small subunit, whose amino-acid sequence MKSSRGFAVLPVPLTLVAAAAGLAIGVGGYAFWYAKGSSYMGNDPATCANCHVMSAHYAGWQAAPHHDVATCNDCHTPAGPISKYLVKASNGWHHSFAFTMGGFPDVIRARPESSAVVEANCRRCHSDLVDSMTQGGDVSCVRCHASVGHQR is encoded by the coding sequence GTGAAGTCGAGCCGGGGCTTTGCCGTCCTCCCGGTCCCCCTGACCCTCGTCGCCGCTGCTGCCGGACTCGCCATCGGAGTCGGGGGATATGCCTTCTGGTACGCGAAGGGCTCGTCCTACATGGGAAACGACCCGGCCACGTGCGCGAACTGCCACGTGATGAGCGCGCACTACGCTGGCTGGCAGGCCGCCCCGCACCACGATGTGGCGACCTGCAACGACTGCCATACGCCGGCAGGCCCCATCTCGAAGTACCTCGTGAAGGCCTCCAACGGCTGGCACCACTCGTTCGCCTTCACGATGGGCGGATTCCCGGACGTCATCCGGGCCCGGCCCGAGAGCTCGGCGGTCGTCGAAGCCAACTGCCGCCGCTGCCACTCCGACCTCGTCGACTCGATGACCCAGGGCGGCGACGTCTCCTGCGTCCGCTGCCACGCCTCGGTCGGCCACCAGCGCTGA